In Gimesia benthica, a single window of DNA contains:
- a CDS encoding Gfo/Idh/MocA family oxidoreductase, translating into MQKNSNFSRREFLKSTTAGAAAISTGLWTGLAPAASKSANEKLNIACIGTANRAAADVAGVKSENIVALVDVDQNYLDRAGSSLPDARRYADYREMLESEDGKIDAVVIGTTDHHHAPATIRAIRKGLHVYCEKPLTHTVQEARIIAEEAKKHGVATQLGTQIHAGDNYRRVVEIVRSGVLGDIGEVHVWVGKGWGGGDLPTETQDPPKNLNWDLWLGPAPERPYAAGRYHPAQWRRWWQFGQGTLGDMACHYMDLPFWALDLRHPTHCEAEGPEVHPEACPHGLTVRYQFPKRGSLVPVNLTWYDGNMIPKKVAGQRVPGSGVMFVGTEGSMFANYGSYKLFPKEKFGDFKPPKESIPNSIGHHAEWIKACKDGSPTTCNFDYSGALTEAVLLGNVAYRSQCALDWDAANLKATNCPTADKFISKEYRDGWEVV; encoded by the coding sequence ATGCAAAAGAATTCAAACTTTAGCCGTCGTGAGTTTCTGAAAAGCACGACTGCCGGCGCCGCCGCAATTTCTACGGGACTCTGGACGGGGCTGGCTCCCGCTGCTTCGAAGTCCGCGAATGAAAAACTGAATATTGCCTGTATCGGGACTGCGAACCGCGCTGCAGCCGATGTCGCGGGTGTCAAAAGTGAGAACATCGTCGCCCTGGTAGACGTTGACCAGAATTACCTGGATCGTGCAGGATCGAGCTTACCGGATGCGCGTCGCTATGCAGACTACCGCGAGATGCTGGAAAGCGAAGATGGTAAGATTGACGCCGTCGTCATCGGCACCACCGACCATCATCACGCACCCGCCACGATTCGCGCTATTCGCAAAGGGCTCCATGTTTACTGTGAAAAACCGCTGACCCACACCGTTCAGGAAGCACGTATCATTGCTGAAGAGGCGAAGAAGCACGGCGTTGCCACACAGCTGGGAACTCAGATTCACGCCGGCGACAATTACCGTCGCGTTGTTGAGATTGTTCGATCTGGAGTTCTGGGCGATATCGGTGAAGTTCACGTCTGGGTAGGAAAAGGCTGGGGCGGCGGCGATCTGCCGACTGAAACTCAGGATCCTCCGAAGAACCTGAACTGGGATCTCTGGCTCGGTCCTGCACCTGAGCGTCCTTATGCCGCCGGTCGTTATCATCCCGCACAGTGGCGTCGCTGGTGGCAGTTCGGCCAGGGAACACTGGGTGATATGGCCTGCCATTACATGGACCTCCCCTTCTGGGCACTCGACCTGCGTCATCCGACGCACTGTGAAGCCGAAGGCCCCGAAGTCCATCCCGAAGCCTGTCCACACGGTTTGACCGTTCGTTACCAGTTCCCCAAACGGGGCAGCCTGGTACCCGTCAACCTGACCTGGTACGACGGAAACATGATTCCCAAGAAAGTCGCCGGTCAGCGTGTACCGGGAAGTGGTGTGATGTTTGTCGGTACTGAGGGATCCATGTTTGCCAACTACGGCAGCTATAAACTGTTCCCGAAAGAAAAGTTCGGCGACTTCAAACCACCAAAAGAGTCCATTCCGAATTCAATCGGTCATCACGCCGAATGGATCAAGGCCTGCAAGGATGGTTCTCCCACCACCTGCAACTTTGATTACTCTGGTGCCCTGACTGAAGCGGTTTTGCTGGGCAATGTGGCTTATCGTTCGCAGTGTGCCCTGGATTGGGATGCAGCGAACCTCAAAGCAACGAACTGTCCTACAGCCGACAAGTTCATCTCGAAAGAATACCGCGACGGCTGGGAAGTCGTTTAA